ttttatcattttgtaaatgttaaacATACTATAccactgactcaagtccgtttcagcagacaacatgaagtttattttaccataataataataatagtacactgcactccttgttagtgctacaagtcaagaaataataacaatcctatccacataacagcggtatcaaaagtatccaatatatgttagttacaaatcacgtccgcatctcagtaagaacaacaataagaacaattgctactagtgacactggagctccaactatagatatccattgcaatacgaataatactttaatattcaataagcacatgatgaaatcaactctcaaatataattaatcaacaatcattagtccatcgactttcatgctatatacatatatatacaccagtcaaggaagcaacgtccaaccttcctggaccgggagcaaaaccttactgacttgacttgactgaactcaaagtcaactttattcattctacttcctgttttctacatcaggaattccacatgtcttttaaactcttaacatgacgtgaaatttagatcatgcaatgtcaactaagactgtgacacattttcctttgctgaaaggtgaaactatttctagtaaaaagaaaagaacaagacttatggaatttgaaaacaaatgttaagacgtcaagaacttgaACCATTTTTGAATATCCTCACTTCACCATTTAgtacagaagctgattcagctcccgAGGAAATACTTCCTAGCAAATTATGACCCAAAAGAGAAGCAGTTTGAAGGGTGCataagctgtatttccacacttaaaagaCTTGATGCTAAACTTTGACATTTTTGGATGCAcaagaatattttcttttgtttgaccaTATGCAACCAGAAGAACAAGTGGATGCTGACTGGCTGTAATTTAACAGCAGTCACAAAGATAAGAACTAGTAAAGCTAGTTCCAGAGTTCAGGAACATTATGCAcaattaaatacttcacattaagtataACTGGATTGTTGTGAAGAATgaatgtgatgtaaaaagacagtaacaaaatttttttaaatattagttaaattaGTTTCAAAAATTGCTAAATCTTGTTATAATTCCTCAATTTGAATGTCTAATACAGTATACAAGTAAATTAATAGACAGCTAgcatatttttctaagttgtaaatacaaattatatatatgtggccccctattcctaaaaaaaaaatttaatgcggccctcaacAGAAAAAGGTTGCCATCCCTAATTTAGATGGTTGAttttaaaagggagacaattaAATTAGAAGTTATACTActtagacataaaaaaaaaaaaagaaagatacaaagggaTAAAATAAAGTACCAGTtgttattcttaaaataaaaaaaaatgtatttaacacATTAGCATATTCTGttccaaaaatataaacttgatcAGAATATTTATTGCTAGAGTTGTATACTCTAAACATTACTACAACAGATATATTGACATGCTGATCTATTAGTTCCCATGGGATAAAACACCGTCAGGCAGTCATCTAATGAACAATGTAGATAACACCCAGGACTATACATAAATACTTCATGTCAACTTAATAACATTGTCACTACCAACGAGGTTCAATGTACAATGAATTTACACTGAATTCTATAAATgattataaaaactaaaatgcaaGTAAATAAATGCTTTCACTATGATATACATATtctacatatatacaaacaaaacaaacttgataTGAATAAACCAAAatttttatcactttaaaaaaaattgttcagtgCAGAGAGTACATTAAATATGAgatgtttttaatatatagcTATAAAAACCTTAATTATGTAATACAATAAATATGCCAttgtacaatatttcatttataaaacATAGTTGAAAAAAGTCTAGTAATATAGCAGTGTTCAGTGGTAACATTTTCATAAAGAACTCttaaaagaaaactacagttgataatcttatcttatataatacagatgttacttcaaaatagaagataacgcatatattaaaaagtaaattaagttaTTAGTAACAAGTAAAATACAAGCCAGtggtttcaaatacaaatatatccAGTTATCATTTATTAATAGGTCTAATCACCTGTACAGGTACCATTTATTCAAAAAACATTCCACATAAAGATGATGTAATctcaaaaatgaaatgttttctttttaaatttctttagcatttaaattttttaatggaaTCCTGTGGTTAATTAACTGTACTTATACCTAtttaaatttcaatgacaaatatTCTAAAATCCAAAGTAAATGAATAATAGGTACctggtaaatttaaattaataaacatagCAAGTtgtcttaaaaaacaaacacccaAATTGACCTTTGATCCCTCTTTCATGAACACTCTCAGCATCAAGAAAACTAAACCATTCATGAACAGTATTGCTTGAGCATAAAAGTGTGTTATTTGGCGACTACAAAAAGTTGTAtacaattgcataatatatagaacaataaaaacaacacaagacacagatattttacaaagagaattagatgaattacagaaaagggaatcaaattggagcatgtctttccacccagaacaattgctataacttagccaaataacctcaacgaaagaagcataaaataacaaaatagaatgtttaataaccaaataggaaactagatctagaattacactaatcacatcacaagcgtcgttttcatctctaatcatcggccatcttgacttcctctcttatttcatgtctctgtcctgtgtctcatggtgcgcaGTCTCACACCTAATGACAGCGTGcattgtagagtcataacaccaATTGTTGCAACTCTCGgctaggcactcaacgaataggcatgcaactcaacacagtgtaacaggaaataaagacaggtgtttattcactaggacaaacacatagcatccttcagcttcctcagagtctttctactaatttaccagtcctttagacagcaacccgaatgtggaccaacgacagccttccccacTTCgttccaggtcccttctacaaccttcaggcagcaccaaaagcttgcttcttagtttccaaacattcagactcttcacaatccctgatgccctgttcttctctccattctagtctcttcctgtttacgttcactagtgcgcacctcaagcactggtgcaaggcagggttacaacattTATATGTTTATACAACATTTGAATAGTAACACAACGATTATATAGGAAACTAAAAGCAGTGATAAATCTAGGAATAAAAAATACTGATAACAgtgaaaataatttcacaacagttttacaagttttaattaatcttttagacatttaaaacaatgtttaatgaTTATAAATCTGTctactaaagcaaaaaaaatttctttaattttcaaattaaattattgtgaCCAAAAAAGCTATCACCCTAACTTCAATACTGCTTACCAAGACAGATTGCAacttatagttcgtccatcgtggttcgatgatgaccactttgtcatccagggggctgagggctttgcactggggttttatgcctcctcatgtggctggtgagacctatgtgagcccggaatgttcggccgtacactgggcaggttattccagctggagctagtgtcgtgggccttgcttttcttttctggcgtttttcttctgccagcattgttcttttttccccagcaacctgtgcgccagttttcacagcgcgacgccatgatgctctgtcatgtgcctctgtctcccaggtgcctgggtctatgctgaacgccttcagagaagcattgagggtgtccctgaagcgctttctttgaccaccttgcgagcgctttccttcgcttagttggccatacaggagtcgtttagggatgcggtggtcttccattctgtagacgtgacctgcccatcgcagctgggactgcatcaggattgtgtggatgctttgcagacacactctggtattttgtcttgccatttgacatttagtatttttctcagacatgtcatgtggaagtggtttagtttctttgcatgtttactgtacactgtccatgtttctgaggcatatagcaatgtagggaggatgacggctctatagacccctagcttggtgtttgtggagataccacgtctgttccagacatttatAGACAATCTGccgtaggatgcactggccttggcgatacgcaggtcgatttcactatcgatttttccattcctggagagtgtgctgccaaaatatgtgaatttgtccactgcgtttatatcctgtccatttatagtgatgcttggatccaagtaggctttcccaggagcaggtagatataagacttcagtcttgttcatattgatggtaaggccgaagtctgagcatgctcttgagaagtcactgacgatgctctgcagatcgttttcagagcaggcatttagggcacagtcgtcagaaaatagcaagtctctgattactgctgcgtttgtttttgtttttgctttaagccgcctcgggttgagtAGGCCACCAttaaatctgtatgatatatttatcaagaaactataaagcttagtataaatatttttaattcatttattgaaagtaaTGAGACAACACCTTGAGTTGTTATTCCAATCAGATATTTTACTATGTTGTGCttataggatggctgcctggtcgtgcggtttgcgcactggactgtcgttcggatttatcgacggtcgagggttaaACCCtacctgctcccatcccccgtcgtcctgcgggaggtttggactaggaagtaaactatcttcaactctgaaggaacatccgaaacatttaaaacattttacaaatattttttacaggAAGAATAGGTTTGTGCCTGTGCTTTAATGCTGCTAGGTCTTtcaatgaaaatttcaaaacagTCATTTATTACTGTCACCTTCCTGCCATAAGTACTAATAATTTCTTTGGGCCTGAGACTCTCCTCATTGGGCCAGAAAATCAAATCGGACATGTTGACATACATAACATCCAAAACAGTATATGAATATCTTAGATGCAGTTGTGGGATGAATTTTGAACATATCAGCTAATACATAGGCAGGTTTACctagaatatttgaaataatgtgtgtaaaaaaaatattttttgttcattcataattatagtagttaaattaaattatatatatatataattatataataattataatataattatatatatatatgtaaatgtgagacagtgcattttttttatacctgtATTATATCCAAGCTATccaatgagaaatatttatataatttaatatatagatatatttattcaaatcatataatgcattcatttatttgtggaaaatgaattgaagtattgtttgtatattaattattattatcttatctattagtatgaaaattgtagatctattcattcaaGAGACCCTGGTACTCCAGGTTCcaatctcgttgaagactggtattttgaattttgggataccTCTAAGTCCAACCAGATTTAAAtggtatttgacattagttgggaaaagtaaggtggttggtcattgtgctggacaagacatcctcgttaacctagtccacagaaacaggtgacctttacatcatctgccttatagatcgtaaggtctttaaagttaacttgtttattaaaaaaaacattttatttcaagatcaaTTCTTGTAACTATGTAACTGTTTGAATAACAATGGACGCCAagaactagttgttttttttataaagtatcttagttattaattcaaataaagatgtctgcctggtcatgcatttTGCGCAATGGACTGTTCAGACTTACAGATGGTtctgggtttaaaccctgcccattcCCTGTGGAAATCAtttctaaaaagttaaatctaaatctaatctagattgaaaGATTCTAGTCAATCTAGCTAGAGCTTGAGAGTCGAGTACTATGTCACATGCTATGTGTGTGGATCTAGTATGTATGTTTAGAGTATACTATTATGTAGAATCTATTTATATCGACTCAAgctctatactagatctagaccaattaCAGACTATTTATAATACTATCATGATCTAGATGCATGTTTATAATCTAGACttgtattaattattagatctagctctagattctagatacagttttaagtcttagatctagaccatgaAGAAACCTTCTAAATACGACTCTTGATACTAACTTTACAACTTGTAATTGACCTACATGTtactttattgttgtttttttaaattactatttagatcagtacaacattaataaaaacataatcaaagttatccagaacttctacaaggaggccaccagtgcggtgtacttcaacaataatattggggactggttcaaaaccacagttggagtaagacaaggctgcctactgtcaccaacactcttcaatatcttccttgaaaggataatggaagatgccctcgagggctatgaaggtactgttagcattggaggaagaagaattactaactacagcttcgcagatgacattgacggcctagcagggacagaagaagaactagctgacctggtgatgcgcattgacaagacttccgcagcatatggcatgcaaataaatgccgaaaaaactcaaattatgaccaatagccatcagggctttaaaagaggcatcagtattggaggtgaaaagctaactagtgttaacagcttcaaatacctcggagctattgtctcagatgagggaacaaaacccgaattattggcccgaatagcacagtccacagcagccctttcaaaacttaaaataatatggaaagataagggcttagccctcggcaccaaaattagactgatgcgctctctggtcatggccacatttttatatgcttgtgagtcgtggacgttgaatgcagagcttgagaggaggatcctagcaatggaattgagatgctacagaaggatcctaggcatcacattcaaagaccgcatcacaaaccaagaaatcagagacagggttactgtagcgatcggagctcatgatgacctgcttactattgtgaaaaaacgaaagcttaaaacctttggccacattacaagatctacggggctcgcaaagacctttcttcagggaacagtgccagggaagaagaagaggcagacagaaaaagcgatgggaggacaacattaaagaatggacaggcctgccattgagagaggttctgaacaaggcaaaaaaaagggaggaatggagaaagacggtcgacaaatcttgcctggtgccccaacggtccaacagactaagggataggtaaaggtaaaggtaaatttAGATCAGT
The DNA window shown above is from Biomphalaria glabrata chromosome 5, xgBioGlab47.1, whole genome shotgun sequence and carries:
- the LOC129926452 gene encoding uncharacterized protein LOC129926452, coding for MSEKNTKCQMARQNTRVCLQSIHTILMQSQLRWAGHVYRMEDHRIPKRLLYGQLSEGKRSQGGQRKRFRDTLNASLKAFSIDPGTWETEAHDRASWRRAVKTGAQVAGEKRTMLAEEKRQKRKARPTTLAPAGITCPVYGRTFRAHIGLTSHMRRHKTPVQSPQPPG